In Bradyrhizobium sp. WD16, the genomic stretch CCGACAGCATGTGATGATCCGTGGAAACCTTGGCTTCGCCCCGCGAAAAAGCCGCCCCTTGTGGCTTATTCGCTGCATCGTCGCAACGCCAAAACCGCGCCATGACGGCTTGACAGCGCACAGCATTGCGGCGACCGGAGGCCTGCGCCGCCGCTGCCGCCGAATTGGCGCCTTGCCCGCGGGGACAATGCCGTTAGTTTGGGCGGCGCTGTCATCAAACGGCCACGAACTTTTAAGCTTTTGCCGTCAACCCAGGGGCCTCATGTTCACACTGTTCCATCATCCGTTCTGTCCGCATTCGCGCTTCGTCCGGCTCGCGCTCGGCGAATACGGGCTCGACGTGCGATTGGTGGAGGAGCGGGTATGGGAACGCCGCGAGGCCTTTCTCGCCCTCAATCCGGCCGGCGCAACGCCGGTGATGATCGCCGAGGGCGCGCCGCCGATCCCGAGCGCCGCCATCATCGGCGAATACCTCGATGAGATGCACGGCGAAGGGCTCGAGGACCACCGCATGCTGCCGAAGACCCAGGCCGAGCGCATCGAGGTGCGGCGGCTGATGGCCTGGTTCAACGAGAAATTCTACGAGGAGGCGAGCGGCCCCCTGGTCACCGAGCGCATTTACAAGCGTTATATGACCGAGGAGGACGGCGGCGGGCCGCCGTCGACCGACGTGATTCGCGCGGCCAAGACCAATGTGCGCTATCATCTCGCTTATATCGGCTGGCTGGCGCGGTCGCGGAACTTCCTCGCCGGCGATACGCTCACCTACGCCGATCTCGCCGCCGCGGCGCATCTGTCGGCGATCGATTATGTCGGCGATGTGCCGTGGGCCGAAGACGAAGGCGCCAAGGCATGGTACGCGCGCATCAAGTCGAGGCCGTCATTCCGCCCGCTGCTGAGCGAGTGGCTGGCGGGCGTGCCGGCCTCGCCGACCTACGTGGATCTCGACTTCTGAGCGCGCCGGCGGCCGCGCCCTCCGCTGCCGACAGCCTGCGCGCCGCGCTGGCCCTTGAAGCCGCCGCGCTCGGCTTCGACGCCGTCGGCGTCACCGACCCCGCCGCCATCCGCGAGGCCGGGCCGCGTTTTGTCCAATTCCTCGACAGCGGCGGCCATGGCGACATGGACTGGCTCGCCCGCGAGCCGGCGCGGCGCACCGATCCGCGCGTGCTGTGGAGCGAGGTGCGCTCGATCATCATGCTCGGCGTCAATTACGGCCCCGACGAAGATCCACGCGCCGCTCTCGCCCGGCGCAGCCACGGCGCGATTTCGGTCTATGCGCGCGGCGACGACTATCACGACCTGATCAAGAAACGCCTCAAGACGCTGGCGCGCTGGCTCGTCGCCCGCGCCGGCGGCGATGTCAAAGTCTTCGTCGATACCGCCGCGGTGATGGAGAAACCGCTCGCCCATCAGGCCGGGCTCGGCTGGCAGGGCCGCCACACCAACCTGGTGTCGCGGCGCTTTGGCTCCTGGCTGTTCCTCGGCGCGATCTATACCACCCTCGAGCTGCCGCGGGACGCGGCCGAAACCGACCATTGCGGCACCTGCCGCGCCTGCCTCGACGCCTGTCCGACCGATGCCTTTCCCGCGCCCTACCGGCTCGACGCACGGCGCTGCATTTCCTACCTCACCATCGAGCACAAGGGCGCGATCCCGCGCGCCTTCCGCAAAGCCATCGGCAACCGCATCTACGGCTGCGACGATTGCCTCGCGGTCTGCCCGTGGAACAAGTTCGCGCAGCAAGGCCGCGAAGCCAGACTGGCGGCCCGCGGCGAATTGCGCGCGCCGCCGCTGGCCGAGCTCGCACGGCTCGACGACGCCGCCTTCCGCGCCCGCTTCAGGGGCTCCCCGGTCAAGCGCATCGGCCGCGCCCGCTTCCTGCGCAATGTGCTGATCGCGATCGGCAATTCCGGCGATCCCGCGCTCGTCGAGGAGGCCTTGCGGCTGCGACACGACGACGATGCGCTGGTGCGCGGCGCCGCCGCCTGGGCCCTGACGGAGCTGCTGCCGCCCGACGATTTCGCGGCGCTGGCCGCCATCGCCCGCAGCGAAGAGACCGACCCGGAGGTGCTGGCGGAGTGGACGGGCGGGTGAGCGCCCCGCAGGCAGGCGACGCCGCCGCCGCCTCAGCCCTCCGCTGCGGACAATTCCGCGACGGTGGCGAGCAGGCGGGCGATATCCTGCGGCCGTGACAGGCGATGATCGCCGTCCTGGATCATGGTGAGCACCACATCATCGCTCGGCAGCCGATGGGTGAGTTCAAAGGCATGCTGCCAGGGCACGTCGGGATCCTTCGCGCCCTGCAGGATGCGCACCGGGCAGCCGGTCTCGATGCTGCCGCCGAGCACGAGATGCTGCCGGCCGTCCTCGATCAGCGCTTTGGTGATCGGCTGCGGCGCGCCGTATTCGGACGGCCGCAACCAGACCCCGCTGGTTTCGATTTCGGCGCGGATGTCCGGCGAAAACGCCTTCCACATCAGCGCCTCGGTAAAATCCGGCGCCGGCGCGATCAGCACGAGACCCTTGAGCGGCGCGACCGCAGAGCCGCGCCGGCGCAGTTCGCGCGCCAGCAGCAGCGCGATCCAGCCGCCCATCGAGGAACCGATGACGATCTGCGGCCCGTCGCAGAAGCGCTCATAGACGGCGAGGCTTTCCTCCAGCCAGCGACCGATGGTGCCGTCGACGAAGGCGCCGCCGGACTCGCCGTGACCTGAATAGTCGAAGCGGATGCAGGCGCGCCGGTGGGCCGCGGCCCATTCATCGAGCGCCTGCGCCTTGGTGCCCTTCATGTCGGAGGCAAAACCGCCGAGCCAGAACAGGCCGGGCCCCCCACCCGCGCGCCGACGCACCGCGATGCGACGCTGCGCCGCGCCGCCGCCGACATCGATGAAAAGCGGCGCTGCGGCCTCGAATTCGCTCATGGAAGGGACCCTGCAATAAAGATCCGGATGAACCGCCGGATCTGTTGTCGTGGCCGGACAATGGCTTCGCCGGCGGGTGAATTCAACGGCGGCGGCGCTTGCGCGGCCGCGCGGCCCCCTCTATGTCAGCCGCCGCGGGGTGGTCAAATTACCTCTGATTTGACGGTTTCATGCGCGCCGCACGGATCGGCGCTTGCCCGCTTACGCTTATTCCTTCAAACTACGTTCTTCACCAACAGCATTGGAGTTGACCCCATTCGCCGCCCCAACAGAGCGCCAGCCCCCGTCCAGAAGGACGGACCGCGCACCAACGATGAAATCCGCAACGCCCAAATCCAGCTGATCGATCAGAACGGCACCAATCACGGCACGGTCGAGACCATCGTCGCGATCAGGTTGGCCGCCGAGGCCGGCATGGACCTCGTGGAGATCTCGCCGAACAACAATCCTCCCGTCTGCAAGATCATGGATTACGGGAAGTATAAGTTCCAGGCGCAGAAGAAGGCTGCCGAGGCCCGCAAGAAGCAGAAGGTCGTCGAGATCAAGGAGATCAAGCTCCGCCCGATGATCGACGAACACGACTACAGCGTGAAGATGAAGGCGATGCAGCGGTTCTTCGAAGAGGGCGACAAGGTCAAGATCACCTTGCGCTACCGGGGCCGCGAAATGGCGCACCAGGAAATCGGCACCAAGCTGCTGGACCGGGTCAAGTCGGACGTGGCCGAGCTTGCCAAGGTCGAGCAGGACGCCCGTTTCGAGGGTCGCCAGGTGGTGATGGTGCTGGCGCCGCGCTGACAGCGTCGCGTCCATCCTTGCATCCGTGGCCTCCTGCGTCGTCGGAACGAAAGCACGGCCCGTCTTGGCGGGCCGTTTTGCTGTCCGGAAGCGGCGCAAACATCCATGCCGGCCGCTTTGTCGTTGCCAATTGGCCGCCGCTCTGCCATAAGCCCAGCCTTCGCCGCCCGGCTGATCAAGGGCTGCCGTGGCGACGACCTGCCGGACTTTCGACTGGGACCTGGGCTTTCGAGCCTGTCAAAAATCGAGAAACTTCGGCAATTTCAACGCTCTAGCGAGCATTTAGACCGGCCCGCCCTCGTTTCGGGGGCGCGTTGCGTGCCGGAACTTAGGAGAGCCAAATGCCCAAGTTGAAGACCAAATCGGGCGCCAAAAAGCGCTTCAAGGTGACCGCCACAGGCAAGGTCAAGCACGCCCAGCGCGGCAAGCGTCACGGCATGATCAAGCGGACGAAGAAGCAGATCCGCCAGCTCCGCGGCACCCGCGTGCTGTTCAAGACCGACGGCGACAATATCAAGAAATACTTCCTGCCGAACGCCTGATCACACCCGCGCCGCGGCTCGCGGTGCATCTGTCACCCTGTTGAACTTCAAGGAGAACTGTCATGGCTCGCGTTAAACGCGGTGTGACGGCTCACGCCAAGCACAAGAAAGTCTACAAGGCCGCCAAGGGTTATTACGGCCGCCGCAAGAACACCATTCGCGCCGCCAAGCAGGCGGTGGAGAAGGCCGGCCAGTACGCCTTCCGTGACCGCAAGCGCAAGAAGCGCACCTTCCGCGCCCTCTGGATCCAGCGCCTCAACGCCGCCGTGCGTCCGTTCGGCCTGACCTACAGCCGATTTATCGACGGCCTCGCCAAATCGGGCGTGACTGTCGACCGCAAGGTGCTGTCGGATCTGGCCATCCACGAGCCGGCCGCCTTCCAGCTGATCGCCGAAAAGGCCAAGGCCGCGCTCGCGGCCTGAGCCTTATCGCCCGCTTTGACGAGGCCGCGACGACCGGGGTTCTGACCAGGAGCCCCGCCCCGTTCGGCCGGGCTTGAGAACGACCCCCGCCGGACGCCTTTCACCGCTTTTCCGACGGGGCTTTTGATGTCCGACACCACCACACTCCAGGCCGACCTGCTCCAGGCCGTCGCCGCCGCATCCGACGAAGCCGCTCTCGAGGCGGTGCGGGTCGGTGCGCTCGGCAAGAAGGGCTCGATCTCCGCGCTGCTCGCCACTCTCGGCAAGATGTCGCCGGACGAGCGCCGCACCCAGGGCGCCGCGATCAACGCCGTCAAGGACGCGGTCACCGCGGCGCTCGCCGAGCGCCGCGAGGTGCTGCGCGCTGCCGCCCTCGACGCCCGCCTCGCCCGCGAAACCATCGACGTCACCCTGCCGCTGCGCGATCCGCCGGCGGAGAGCGGCCGCATCCATCCGCTCAGCCAGGTCTGGGACGAACTCTCCACCATCTTCGCCGACATGGGTTTCTCGGTCGCCGAAGGGCCCGACATCGAGACCGACGACTACAACTTCACCCGGCTGAACTTCCCCGAAGGCCACCCGGCGCGGGAGATGCACGACACCTTCTTCTTCAATCCGAAGGAGGACGGCTCGCGCCTGCTGCTGCGCACCCACACCTCGCCGGTGCAGGTGCGCACCATGCTGACCCAGCAGCCGCCGATCCGGGTGATCTGCCCGGGCCGCACCTATCGCATCGATTCCGACGCCACCCACACCCCGCAATTCCACCAGGTCGAGGGGCTGGTGATCGACAAGGAGTCCCATCTCGGCCACCTCAAGTGGATCCTGCACGAATTCTGCAAGGCGTTCTTCGAAGTCGACAACGTCAACATGCGCTTCCGTCCGTCGTTCTTCCCCTTCACCGAGCCGTCGCTGGAGGTCGATATCCAGTGCCGCCGCGACAAGGGCGAGATCCGCTTCGGCGAAGGCGAGGACTGGCTGGAGATTCTCGGCTGCGGCATGGTCCATCCCAACGTGCTGCGCGCCTGCGACATCGATCCCGAGGTCTATCAGGGCTTCGCCTGGGGCATGGGGATCGACCGCATCGCCATGCTGAAATACGGCCTGCCGGACCTGCGCGCCCTGTTCGAGGCGGACGGGCGCTGGCTCGATCATTACGGCTTCAAGCCGCTTGAGATGCCCACGCTGGCTGGAGGGCTGTCGTCGTGAAATTCACCCTGTCCTGGCTCAAGGAGCATCTCGAAACCGACGAGCCGCTGGAAAAGCTCGCCGACAAGCTCACCATGATCGGGCTCGAGGTCGAAAACATCGAGGACAAGGCGAAGGCGCTCAAGTCCTTCTCCATCGCCAAGGTGATCTCCGCCGAGAAGCATCCCAACGCCGACAAGCTGCGGGTCTGCATGGTCGACACCGGTGCCGGCGCGCCGGTGCAGGTGGTGTGCGGCGCGCCCAATGCCCGCGCCGGGCTCGTCAGCGTGTTCTCGCCGCCGGGCAGCTATATTCCCGGCAAGAACATCACGCTGGGCGTCGGCACCATCCGCGGCGTCGAAAGCCGCGGCATGCTGTGCTCGGCCGCCGAACTGCAGCTGTCCGAGGACCACGACGGCATCATCGAACTGCCGGCCGACGCGCCGGTGGGCGCGTCCTATGCCGAGTGGGCCGGCCTCGGCGATCCGGTGATCGAGATCAACCTCACCCCCAACCGCCAGGACTGCACCGGCGTGCACGGCATCGCCC encodes the following:
- a CDS encoding glutathione S-transferase family protein, producing the protein MFTLFHHPFCPHSRFVRLALGEYGLDVRLVEERVWERREAFLALNPAGATPVMIAEGAPPIPSAAIIGEYLDEMHGEGLEDHRMLPKTQAERIEVRRLMAWFNEKFYEEASGPLVTERIYKRYMTEEDGGGPPSTDVIRAAKTNVRYHLAYIGWLARSRNFLAGDTLTYADLAAAAHLSAIDYVGDVPWAEDEGAKAWYARIKSRPSFRPLLSEWLAGVPASPTYVDLDF
- the infC gene encoding translation initiation factor IF-3, with the translated sequence MRRPNRAPAPVQKDGPRTNDEIRNAQIQLIDQNGTNHGTVETIVAIRLAAEAGMDLVEISPNNNPPVCKIMDYGKYKFQAQKKAAEARKKQKVVEIKEIKLRPMIDEHDYSVKMKAMQRFFEEGDKVKITLRYRGREMAHQEIGTKLLDRVKSDVAELAKVEQDARFEGRQVVMVLAPR
- the pheS gene encoding phenylalanine--tRNA ligase subunit alpha — protein: MSDTTTLQADLLQAVAAASDEAALEAVRVGALGKKGSISALLATLGKMSPDERRTQGAAINAVKDAVTAALAERREVLRAAALDARLARETIDVTLPLRDPPAESGRIHPLSQVWDELSTIFADMGFSVAEGPDIETDDYNFTRLNFPEGHPAREMHDTFFFNPKEDGSRLLLRTHTSPVQVRTMLTQQPPIRVICPGRTYRIDSDATHTPQFHQVEGLVIDKESHLGHLKWILHEFCKAFFEVDNVNMRFRPSFFPFTEPSLEVDIQCRRDKGEIRFGEGEDWLEILGCGMVHPNVLRACDIDPEVYQGFAWGMGIDRIAMLKYGLPDLRALFEADGRWLDHYGFKPLEMPTLAGGLSS
- the queG gene encoding tRNA epoxyqueuosine(34) reductase QueG, producing MAGGRAGLADLRGSRLLSAPAAAPSAADSLRAALALEAAALGFDAVGVTDPAAIREAGPRFVQFLDSGGHGDMDWLAREPARRTDPRVLWSEVRSIIMLGVNYGPDEDPRAALARRSHGAISVYARGDDYHDLIKKRLKTLARWLVARAGGDVKVFVDTAAVMEKPLAHQAGLGWQGRHTNLVSRRFGSWLFLGAIYTTLELPRDAAETDHCGTCRACLDACPTDAFPAPYRLDARRCISYLTIEHKGAIPRAFRKAIGNRIYGCDDCLAVCPWNKFAQQGREARLAARGELRAPPLAELARLDDAAFRARFRGSPVKRIGRARFLRNVLIAIGNSGDPALVEEALRLRHDDDALVRGAAAWALTELLPPDDFAALAAIARSEETDPEVLAEWTGG
- the rpmI gene encoding 50S ribosomal protein L35; protein product: MPKLKTKSGAKKRFKVTATGKVKHAQRGKRHGMIKRTKKQIRQLRGTRVLFKTDGDNIKKYFLPNA
- the rplT gene encoding 50S ribosomal protein L20, whose product is MARVKRGVTAHAKHKKVYKAAKGYYGRRKNTIRAAKQAVEKAGQYAFRDRKRKKRTFRALWIQRLNAAVRPFGLTYSRFIDGLAKSGVTVDRKVLSDLAIHEPAAFQLIAEKAKAALAA
- a CDS encoding carboxylesterase; translated protein: MSEFEAAAPLFIDVGGGAAQRRIAVRRRAGGGPGLFWLGGFASDMKGTKAQALDEWAAAHRRACIRFDYSGHGESGGAFVDGTIGRWLEESLAVYERFCDGPQIVIGSSMGGWIALLLARELRRRGSAVAPLKGLVLIAPAPDFTEALMWKAFSPDIRAEIETSGVWLRPSEYGAPQPITKALIEDGRQHLVLGGSIETGCPVRILQGAKDPDVPWQHAFELTHRLPSDDVVLTMIQDGDHRLSRPQDIARLLATVAELSAAEG